From the genome of Centropristis striata isolate RG_2023a ecotype Rhode Island unplaced genomic scaffold, C.striata_1.0 Scaffold_27, whole genome shotgun sequence, one region includes:
- the LOC131967986 gene encoding CMRF35-like molecule 9, protein MIKICVYCCLLSALSVVEVKTLYINGRVGESVHFTCSGWDSVTSVRENDKYFCYSPCTDKVHIINKAAFKRTTYKGRVELTNSGESLFVTFKNLHESDSGTYYCGVDRWGKDSFIEVNLKVTDAKSSSPKTTPKPLIVSTLSFSAPYSSTTSSDSTRSCAGPDGVYQSLHPVTMDEDQVYSTITTTGESAGPDGVYQSLHPVTMDEDQVYSTITTTGENAAVESMEMDTTSGS, encoded by the exons ATGATTAAAATCTGCGTGTACTGTTGTCTTCTTTCTG CTCTGAGTGTTGTGGAGGTGAAGACTCTCTACATAAATGGCCGTGTCGGGGAAAGTGTCCACTTCACATGCTCAGGGTGGGACAGTGTGACTAGTGTAAGGGAAAACGATAAGTACTTTTGTTACAGTCCATGTACAGATAAGGTACACATCATCAACAAAGCAGCATTTAAAAGAACTACATATAAAGGCAGAGTAGAGTTAACTAACTCAGGAGAAAGTTTATTTGTGACCTTCAAGAATCTCCATGAGTCAGACTCTGGCACATATTATTGTGGAGTGGACAGATGGGGCAAAGATTCCTTTATAGAGGTGAATCTTAAAGTCACAGATG CCAAGTCTTCCAGTCCCAAGACGACTCCAAAACCCCTCATTGTGTCCACGCTGTCATTCTCAGCTCCATACAGCTCCACTACGTCTTCAGACAGCACAAGGAGCTG TGCAGGTCCTGATGGAGTCTACCAATCACTCCACCCAGTGACGATGGATGAAGACCAAGTCTACAGCACTATCACAACCACTGGAGAG AGTGCAGGTCCTGATGGAGTCTACCAATCACTCCACCCAGTGACGATGGATGAAGACCAAGTCTACAGCACTATCACAACCACTGGAGAG aatgccGCTGTGGAGTCGATGGAGATGGATACAACCAGTGGCTCTTAG